One window of the Acinetobacter equi genome contains the following:
- a CDS encoding acetolactate synthase 3 large subunit yields MELLSGGDMLVRALADEGVEHVFGYPGGAVLHIYDAFFRQDKINHYLVRHEQAAGHMADAYSRVTGKTGVVLVTSGPGATNTVTPIATAYMDSIPMVILSGQVASHLIGEDAFQETDMVGISRPIVKHSFQVRHASEIPSIIKKAFYIASSGRPGPVVVDIPKDVTNPAEKFAYEYPEKVKMRSYQPPHRGHSGQIRKAIDELLNAKRPVIYSGGGVVQGNASEQLTELAHILGFPVTNTLMGLGAFPGDDSQFIGMLGMHGTYEANMTMHNADVILCIGARFDDRVTNNPAKFCPNAKVIHIDIDPATISKTIMAHIPIVGAVEPVLTEMLAQLKQMNVSKPNSEEIAAWWDQINEWRKVHGLRYQPATNGGMKPQQVVEALDKVTNSEAIITSDVGQHQMFGALYYTYKRPRQWINSGGLGTMGVGLPYAMAAKLAFPDQQVVCITGEASIQMCIQELSTCKQYGLNVKILCLNNRALGMVKQWQDMNYEGRHSSSYVESLPDFAKLMEAYGHVGIQIDHADELESKLAEAMAINDKCVFINVMVDRSEHVYPMQIAGQSMQDMWLAKGERTK; encoded by the coding sequence TTGGAACTTTTATCTGGTGGTGACATGCTAGTTCGCGCATTAGCGGACGAAGGCGTAGAACATGTTTTTGGGTATCCAGGCGGCGCTGTATTACATATTTACGACGCGTTTTTTCGACAAGACAAAATTAACCATTACCTCGTACGTCATGAGCAAGCTGCTGGACATATGGCAGATGCCTATTCGCGTGTGACAGGTAAGACAGGTGTTGTACTTGTAACATCTGGTCCGGGTGCAACGAATACAGTAACTCCAATTGCAACAGCCTATATGGACTCCATCCCGATGGTAATTTTGTCGGGACAGGTTGCTTCGCATTTAATTGGTGAAGATGCATTTCAAGAAACAGACATGGTGGGTATTTCTCGCCCAATCGTAAAACATAGTTTCCAAGTGCGTCATGCAAGTGAAATTCCCTCAATAATTAAAAAAGCATTCTATATCGCATCAAGTGGTCGTCCAGGTCCTGTTGTTGTTGATATTCCAAAAGATGTAACTAATCCTGCTGAGAAATTTGCTTACGAATATCCAGAAAAAGTGAAGATGCGTTCTTATCAACCACCGCATCGTGGTCATTCAGGTCAAATTCGTAAAGCAATTGATGAGCTTTTGAATGCTAAACGCCCAGTGATTTATTCAGGTGGCGGTGTAGTTCAAGGTAATGCTTCTGAACAATTAACAGAACTTGCGCATATTCTTGGCTTCCCAGTAACAAATACATTGATGGGCTTGGGTGCATTCCCTGGTGATGATTCTCAATTTATTGGTATGTTGGGAATGCATGGTACTTATGAAGCCAATATGACCATGCACAATGCAGATGTGATTTTGTGTATAGGTGCGCGCTTCGATGACCGTGTAACGAATAACCCTGCAAAATTCTGTCCAAATGCAAAAGTTATTCATATTGATATTGACCCTGCAACGATTTCAAAAACAATTATGGCGCATATCCCAATTGTGGGAGCTGTTGAGCCTGTATTGACAGAAATGTTGGCGCAATTGAAACAAATGAATGTTTCTAAGCCAAATTCTGAAGAAATTGCTGCATGGTGGGATCAAATTAATGAATGGCGTAAAGTTCATGGTTTGAGATATCAACCTGCTACTAATGGTGGAATGAAGCCACAGCAAGTAGTTGAAGCATTGGATAAAGTGACAAATAGTGAAGCAATTATTACGTCTGACGTTGGTCAACACCAAATGTTTGGCGCACTTTACTATACGTACAAACGTCCACGTCAATGGATCAACTCTGGTGGTCTTGGCACAATGGGTGTTGGTTTGCCATATGCTATGGCTGCTAAGCTTGCATTCCCCGATCAACAAGTTGTATGTATCACAGGTGAAGCATCAATTCAGATGTGTATCCAAGAGCTTTCAACATGTAAGCAATATGGCTTAAATGTGAAAATTCTTTGCCTAAATAACCGTGCTTTAGGTATGGTTAAACAGTGGCAAGATATGAATTATGAAGGTCGTCATTCAAGTTCTTATGTAGAGTCATTACCTGATTTTGCGAAGTTGATGGAAGCTTATGGTCATGTAGGTATTCAAATTGATCATGCAGATGAGCTTGAATCGAAACTTGCTGAAGCAATGGCGATTAACGATAAATGCGTATTTATTAATGTCATGGTAGACCGTTCTGAGCATGTATACCCAATGCAAATTGCTGGTCAATCTATGCAAGATATGTGGTTGGCTAAAGGGGAGCGCACGAAATGA
- a CDS encoding DUF4124 domain-containing protein, with the protein MKICLKRLCCLSVFYSQVLFSTTLYAQSFYKWIDKNGSTHYTKTPPPKNSKNLGQVETYGYRTSTTTPTDASSESVTQITTPEILPIHSTAKETPTVQKDMKSQETHQKQSSLL; encoded by the coding sequence ATGAAAATATGCCTTAAAAGACTATGCTGTTTGTCTGTATTTTACTCACAAGTCCTTTTCAGCACTACACTTTATGCACAAAGTTTCTACAAGTGGATCGATAAAAATGGTTCAACTCACTACACAAAAACACCACCACCTAAAAATTCTAAAAATTTAGGACAAGTTGAAACTTATGGATATCGAACATCAACGACGACTCCAACAGATGCTTCATCTGAGTCGGTAACACAAATCACTACACCTGAGATATTACCCATACATTCAACAGCCAAAGAGACGCCTACTGTACAAAAAGATATGAAATCACAAGAAACTCATCAAAAACAATCTAGTTTATTGTAA
- the leuS gene encoding leucine--tRNA ligase: MTTHIDPEYQASAIEPTVQQDWEARKAFKVADTVEGPRRYILSMFPYPSGKLHMGHVRNYTIGDVISRFHRLKGETVLQPMGWDAFGLPAENAAIAHQVAPAKWTFENIDYMRNQLKKLGLSIDWDREFATCTPEYYRWEQWLFVQLYKKGLIYRKLSTVNWDPVDQTVLANEQVENGRGWRSGALVEKRDIPMYYFRITDYAQELLDDLDTLKDGWPQQVLTMQRNWIGRSQGMEITFPSANPTVYADGLTVFTTRADTLMGVTYVAVAAEHPMALKAAENNPELAAFIEECRMGSVAEADLATAEKKGMATGLSVKHPVTGEEVPVWIANYVLMSYGSGAVMAVPSHDERDFEFANKYGLTIKQVIDAKGADDAEFSATEWQEWYGSKEGKLVNSGEFDGLDFQGAFDAFLAKLEPQSLANVKVQFRLRDWGVSRQRYWGCPIPMINCNTCGQVPVPEEQLPVVLPTDVVPDGSGNPLNKMPEFYETTCPCCGGDARRETDTLDTFVESSWYYARYASPDFTDGMVKPEAGQTWLPVNQYIGGVEHAILHLLYARFFHKLMRDEGVVQGNEPFTNLLTQGMVLADTYYRESESGKKTWFNPADIELERDEKGRITSAKYNGDGQDVIVGGQEKMSKSKNNGIDPQAIIDQYGADTARVFMMFAAPPDQSLEWSDAGVEGSNRFLKRVWRLTTSFLEKGNNATNIDKAALSTAAQDLRRKTHETIQKVGDDIERRHAFNTAIAAMMELLNANNKFEAKDDNDVAVSRESITTLLTLLAPFAPHLSQTLLAQFGIELTATQFPQVDESALTRNTQTIVVQVNGKLRGKLEVSVDASKDDILAQAKALPEVQQFLTGPTKKEIVVPNKLVNLVV; encoded by the coding sequence ATGACTACTCACATTGATCCTGAATATCAAGCAAGTGCGATTGAACCAACAGTCCAACAAGACTGGGAAGCTCGCAAAGCCTTTAAAGTTGCCGATACTGTAGAAGGTCCACGTCGTTACATCCTCTCGATGTTCCCTTACCCAAGTGGTAAACTTCACATGGGTCATGTGCGTAACTATACGATTGGTGACGTTATTAGCCGTTTCCACCGTTTAAAAGGTGAAACTGTACTTCAACCTATGGGTTGGGATGCTTTTGGCTTACCTGCTGAAAATGCTGCAATTGCACATCAAGTTGCTCCTGCAAAATGGACATTTGAAAATATTGATTACATGCGTAATCAGTTAAAAAAATTAGGGCTTTCAATTGATTGGGACCGTGAATTTGCAACCTGTACGCCTGAATATTACCGTTGGGAACAATGGTTATTCGTTCAGCTTTATAAAAAAGGTTTAATTTATCGTAAGCTTTCAACTGTAAACTGGGATCCAGTTGATCAAACAGTTTTAGCAAATGAACAAGTTGAAAATGGGCGTGGTTGGCGTTCAGGTGCATTGGTAGAAAAACGTGATATTCCAATGTACTACTTCCGCATTACTGATTATGCACAAGAATTACTTGACGATTTAGATACACTAAAAGATGGTTGGCCACAACAAGTTCTTACCATGCAACGTAACTGGATTGGTCGCTCACAAGGGATGGAAATTACTTTCCCTTCGGCAAATCCTACAGTTTATGCAGATGGTTTAACTGTATTTACCACACGTGCCGACACATTAATGGGTGTAACTTATGTTGCTGTTGCAGCAGAACATCCAATGGCGCTTAAAGCGGCGGAAAACAATCCAGAGCTTGCTGCATTTATTGAAGAATGCCGTATGGGTTCTGTAGCAGAAGCTGACCTTGCAACTGCTGAGAAGAAAGGCATGGCAACAGGTCTTTCTGTAAAACATCCTGTAACAGGTGAAGAAGTTCCTGTTTGGATCGCAAACTACGTACTCATGTCTTACGGTTCAGGTGCAGTGATGGCAGTTCCATCACACGATGAACGTGACTTTGAATTTGCCAACAAATATGGTCTAACTATCAAGCAAGTCATTGATGCGAAAGGCGCTGATGATGCTGAGTTCTCTGCTACCGAATGGCAAGAATGGTACGGCTCTAAAGAAGGTAAACTTGTTAACTCTGGTGAGTTTGATGGTCTAGATTTCCAAGGTGCTTTTGACGCATTCCTTGCTAAATTAGAGCCACAAAGCTTAGCAAATGTAAAAGTACAATTCCGTTTACGTGACTGGGGTGTATCTCGTCAGCGTTACTGGGGTTGTCCAATTCCAATGATTAACTGTAATACCTGTGGGCAAGTGCCAGTGCCTGAAGAACAACTTCCTGTTGTACTTCCGACTGATGTTGTTCCAGATGGTTCAGGTAACCCATTGAACAAGATGCCTGAATTCTATGAAACTACTTGCCCATGCTGTGGTGGCGATGCACGTCGTGAAACAGATACGCTAGATACATTCGTAGAATCTTCTTGGTATTACGCACGTTATGCATCTCCAGACTTTACAGATGGCATGGTTAAACCTGAAGCAGGTCAAACTTGGTTACCTGTAAACCAATACATTGGTGGTGTTGAACACGCAATCCTTCACTTATTATATGCTCGCTTCTTCCATAAATTGATGCGTGATGAAGGCGTAGTTCAAGGCAATGAACCATTCACTAACTTGTTAACTCAAGGTATGGTACTTGCAGATACTTACTACCGTGAATCTGAATCTGGTAAGAAAACTTGGTTCAACCCTGCCGATATCGAACTTGAACGCGACGAAAAAGGTCGTATCACTTCTGCAAAATACAATGGTGATGGTCAAGACGTTATTGTTGGCGGTCAAGAAAAAATGTCGAAATCGAAAAATAACGGTATCGATCCGCAAGCAATTATTGACCAATACGGCGCAGATACAGCACGTGTATTCATGATGTTCGCTGCTCCACCAGATCAATCTCTTGAATGGTCTGATGCAGGTGTTGAAGGTTCAAATCGTTTCTTAAAACGTGTTTGGCGTTTAACGACTAGTTTCCTTGAAAAAGGTAACAATGCAACAAACATTGACAAAGCTGCTCTTTCTACTGCTGCACAAGACTTACGTCGTAAAACGCATGAAACTATCCAAAAAGTGGGTGATGATATTGAACGTCGTCATGCATTCAACACTGCAATTGCAGCGATGATGGAATTATTAAATGCGAACAATAAGTTTGAAGCAAAAGATGATAATGACGTTGCTGTTTCACGTGAATCCATCACTACACTTCTTACTTTATTAGCGCCATTTGCACCACATTTAAGCCAAACTCTATTAGCACAGTTTGGTATCGAATTAACTGCAACTCAATTCCCTCAAGTGGATGAATCTGCACTTACTCGTAATACACAAACAATTGTAGTTCAAGTGAATGGTAAACTTCGTGGCAAACTTGAAGTGTCTGTAGATGCATCTAAAGATGACATCTTAGCGCAAGCAAAAGCATTGCCTGAAGTTCAACAATTCTTGACTGGTCCAACCAAGAAAGAAATTGTTGTTCCAAATAAATTAGTGAATTTGGTGGTTTAA
- the lptE gene encoding LPS assembly lipoprotein LptE — protein MHLVQRVAAVILTLGLSASLVGCGFHLKGKSVTSAPVQYSRMSITVPSNAENLEEKLALYLSSAGVQLSDAQDAYNLRVLEYTPHLLQLSGTLRQNVLRVTVTFRIEDAAGNPLTDERTIMATRSYQYDAATVNTDNLEEKHLKQVLIDDVAQQIARQISSNRLETISQPTQTNPQQ, from the coding sequence ATGCATTTAGTTCAACGTGTTGCCGCAGTTATATTGACTTTGGGGCTAAGTGCTAGCTTAGTAGGATGTGGTTTTCATCTAAAAGGCAAAAGCGTAACTTCTGCTCCTGTACAATATTCAAGAATGTCTATTACTGTTCCAAGTAATGCAGAAAATCTAGAAGAAAAATTAGCCCTTTACCTCAGCTCTGCGGGTGTTCAACTCAGTGATGCTCAAGATGCCTATAACTTACGTGTTCTTGAATATACGCCTCACCTTCTACAGCTGTCTGGTACACTGCGTCAAAATGTTTTACGTGTAACTGTAACATTTAGAATTGAAGATGCTGCAGGTAATCCTTTAACAGATGAACGTACAATTATGGCAACACGTAGTTATCAATATGATGCTGCAACTGTCAACACAGACAATCTCGAAGAAAAACACTTAAAACAAGTGCTTATTGATGATGTTGCACAACAAATTGCACGCCAAATTTCATCAAATCGTTTAGAAACTATTTCTCAACCTACTCAGACTAATCCACAGCAATAA
- the holA gene encoding DNA polymerase III subunit delta: protein MKLDYLQALKRVNDARGAWVLHGQEPLLEQNLLDAFRASWTNQEIERQRYEINNVGDWKNVFNALNSLSLFSNQLAIEAHGNIKPDASGLKELNNYLQHNEQNLLLIIMPKQDSNSLKSNFFKTIDANGVNVALTANYPKDRQQILAVEAEKLGIKLANDAWKWLEQHHEHNLLAAKNSLMRVSDTFPDIELIQIEHLYSCLQDQSRYTTYDLNDAVLQGNLSQSIKIYQYLIASGEPMTLVLWSISKEMRLLMQLFEQPHHADKLGIWKTKISLYQQALRRLNPNSFLTWPDLLLRIDASIKGLGHENPEHLLQQAIASLCGKPLFIN from the coding sequence ATGAAACTTGACTATCTTCAAGCACTTAAACGTGTAAATGATGCCCGTGGTGCTTGGGTGTTGCATGGTCAAGAACCGTTGTTAGAACAAAACTTGCTTGATGCATTTCGAGCAAGTTGGACAAATCAAGAAATTGAACGCCAACGCTATGAAATTAATAATGTTGGTGATTGGAAAAATGTATTCAATGCATTAAATAGCTTGTCTCTTTTTTCCAATCAATTGGCTATAGAAGCGCATGGTAATATTAAACCCGATGCAAGTGGTTTAAAAGAACTGAATAACTATTTGCAGCATAATGAACAAAATTTGCTTTTGATTATTATGCCCAAGCAAGATAGTAACAGCTTAAAATCTAATTTTTTCAAAACTATCGATGCTAATGGCGTTAATGTCGCATTAACTGCAAACTACCCTAAAGATCGGCAACAAATTCTAGCAGTTGAAGCAGAAAAATTAGGAATTAAACTCGCCAATGATGCATGGAAATGGTTAGAACAACATCATGAGCATAATTTACTTGCCGCAAAAAATAGTCTCATGCGTGTGAGTGATACATTCCCTGATATTGAATTAATCCAAATTGAACACCTATATTCATGCCTACAAGATCAGTCTCGTTATACAACTTATGATTTAAATGATGCAGTGTTGCAAGGTAATTTATCTCAATCTATTAAAATTTATCAATATTTAATTGCATCTGGCGAACCAATGACACTTGTGTTGTGGAGCATTAGTAAAGAAATGCGCTTGCTCATGCAATTATTTGAGCAACCACATCACGCAGATAAACTTGGAATATGGAAAACCAAAATTAGTCTGTATCAGCAAGCTTTAAGACGTTTAAATCCAAATAGTTTTTTAACTTGGCCTGATCTGCTTTTACGTATTGATGCTTCTATTAAAGGTCTTGGACATGAAAATCCAGAACACTTATTACAGCAAGCAATCGCAAGCTTATGTGGTAAACCATTATTCATAAATTAA
- a CDS encoding MacA family efflux pump subunit, whose protein sequence is MPKIKSTKFIVATLCALAIAAAAWYFFKPKEEQPQYITADVTYGDIENSVLATGVLEATKMVSVGAQVSGQVKKMYVQLGDQVKAGQLIAQIDSVRQENDLKTAEASIKNQQAQLAVRQANLAKVEAEYNRQKAMYAKDATSRADLESALASYKTAQAEIAAINAQIEQSRLTLSTAKEDLSYTRIVAPMDGTIVAIVTEEGQTVNANQSAPTIVKLAQLDTMSVKAEVSEADVMKVEKGQTVYFTTLGNNEKKHYAKLRQVEPAPSSINTESNNTSSSSSNSAVYYNALFDIPNEDGKLRIDMTAQVYIILSEARNVLTIPASAVQSSNRPQRKRDPNATGDAPRDDRPTGDRAASDRPEGDRPKRLELTDVEKTLIDQGKASMGMVRVLQADGTVKPTPVLLGLNNRVTVQVLRGLKEGQKVVIADGSDSSNDASKRNRAGAGGPSMRM, encoded by the coding sequence ATGCCAAAAATAAAATCGACTAAATTCATCGTGGCCACTCTCTGTGCATTAGCAATTGCCGCTGCTGCATGGTACTTTTTTAAACCAAAAGAGGAACAACCCCAATACATCACAGCAGATGTTACTTATGGTGATATCGAAAACTCTGTACTGGCAACTGGTGTACTCGAAGCAACAAAAATGGTCAGCGTTGGTGCTCAGGTTTCAGGTCAAGTCAAAAAAATGTATGTACAACTTGGCGACCAAGTTAAAGCTGGACAACTTATTGCACAAATTGACTCTGTACGACAAGAGAATGACTTAAAAACAGCTGAAGCAAGTATTAAAAATCAACAAGCTCAACTTGCTGTTAGACAAGCAAATCTTGCAAAAGTTGAAGCAGAATATAATCGACAAAAAGCAATGTATGCGAAAGATGCTACATCTCGTGCAGACTTAGAATCAGCATTAGCAAGCTATAAAACAGCGCAAGCTGAAATTGCTGCAATTAATGCACAAATTGAACAATCTCGGTTAACACTTTCTACAGCAAAAGAAGATTTAAGCTATACCCGTATTGTTGCCCCAATGGATGGCACAATTGTGGCGATTGTGACTGAAGAAGGTCAAACGGTTAACGCAAATCAAAGTGCACCAACAATTGTTAAACTTGCTCAGCTTGACACAATGTCTGTAAAAGCAGAAGTTTCTGAAGCAGATGTCATGAAAGTTGAAAAAGGACAAACTGTATATTTCACGACTCTAGGAAATAACGAGAAAAAACACTACGCTAAATTACGCCAAGTTGAACCTGCACCAAGTTCAATCAATACAGAGTCCAACAATACATCTTCTTCGTCTTCAAACTCTGCTGTGTATTACAACGCTCTGTTTGATATTCCAAATGAAGATGGCAAATTACGTATTGATATGACAGCACAAGTTTATATTATTTTAAGCGAAGCAAGAAATGTCTTAACTATTCCAGCTTCAGCAGTACAAAGTTCGAATCGCCCTCAACGTAAACGTGATCCAAATGCTACTGGAGATGCTCCGCGTGATGATCGCCCTACTGGTGATCGAGCTGCATCAGACCGTCCTGAAGGTGATCGTCCTAAGCGTCTTGAATTAACTGATGTTGAAAAAACTCTAATCGATCAAGGTAAAGCCTCTATGGGCATGGTTCGTGTACTACAAGCAGATGGTACTGTAAAACCAACACCTGTATTACTTGGACTAAATAACCGTGTCACTGTACAAGTATTGCGTGGCTTAAAAGAAGGTCAAAAAGTAGTGATTGCTGATGGTTCTGATTCAAGCAATGACGCCTCAAAACGTAATCGTGCTGGTGCCGGTGGCCCATCAATGAGAATGTAA
- a CDS encoding MacB family efflux pump subunit: MTQTQKPLLEVKNLTREFPAGESTVQILKGINLEIYPGELVAIVGQSGSGKSTLMNILGCLDQPTNGSYKVSGRETRELEPDDLAQLRREYFGFIFQRYHLLGDLNAAGNVEVPAIYAGADSTERHDRAVKLLTDLGLSDKTQNKPSQLSGGQQQRVSIARALMNGGDVILADEPTGALDKNSGIEVMRILRELNAKGHTIILVTHDHNVAKNATRIIEISDGNIISDLPNTPENNDNPLEKQELVRPLQKKTSAWRSAFDRLGEAFRMALLAMNAHRMRTFLTMLGIIIGIASVVSVVALGNGSQKQILENISSLGTNTITVYQGRGFGDNSRASQVKTLIPADSDALTEQPYVDGASPVVTTNLTVRYKDTEASATINGVGEDFFYVRGLTFKSGQPFDRTSVIEQAQDAVIDTNTQKTFFADGTDPVGQVILLGSVPTRIIGVIDAQKGMMGNSDSLNIYLPYSTVMSRMLGQSNVRSIIVRVKDEYSSTVAENAILSLLEQRHGAQDVFTQNSDSIRETIQQTTATMTLLVSAIAVISLVVGGIGVMNIMLVSVTERTQEIGVRMAVGARQSDILQQFLIEAVLVCILGGILGVLLSLGIGQLFSKFASGTFQMDYSTTSIVAAFVCSSLIGIVFGFIPARNAARLNPVDALSRE, translated from the coding sequence ATGACTCAGACTCAAAAACCTTTATTAGAGGTAAAGAATCTGACACGTGAATTTCCCGCTGGTGAAAGTACGGTTCAGATTCTAAAAGGCATCAACCTTGAAATTTATCCTGGAGAATTGGTTGCGATTGTCGGTCAATCAGGCTCTGGTAAATCGACCTTAATGAACATCTTAGGCTGCTTAGATCAGCCTACCAATGGTAGCTACAAAGTAAGCGGGCGTGAAACTCGTGAACTTGAACCTGATGATTTAGCCCAACTTCGTCGTGAATATTTTGGTTTTATTTTCCAGCGTTATCACTTACTGGGTGACTTAAATGCAGCAGGTAATGTTGAAGTTCCTGCCATTTATGCCGGTGCTGATTCAACAGAACGCCATGACCGAGCTGTTAAATTACTGACTGACTTAGGCTTGTCAGATAAAACACAAAATAAACCAAGCCAACTTTCTGGTGGTCAGCAACAACGTGTATCCATTGCACGTGCATTAATGAATGGTGGTGATGTCATTCTTGCCGATGAACCAACAGGTGCATTGGACAAAAATAGTGGTATTGAAGTCATGCGTATTTTACGTGAACTCAATGCCAAAGGTCATACTATTATTTTAGTTACACATGATCATAATGTTGCAAAAAATGCGACACGTATTATTGAGATCAGTGATGGTAATATTATTTCTGACCTACCTAACACTCCAGAAAATAATGATAATCCTTTAGAAAAACAGGAATTAGTCCGTCCATTACAGAAGAAAACTTCTGCTTGGCGCTCTGCATTTGACCGTTTAGGTGAAGCTTTCCGTATGGCTTTACTGGCAATGAATGCTCATCGCATGCGTACCTTCCTAACAATGTTAGGTATTATTATTGGTATTGCTTCAGTGGTGTCGGTAGTCGCCCTAGGTAATGGCTCACAAAAGCAAATTTTAGAAAACATTAGTAGCCTCGGCACCAACACAATTACAGTGTATCAAGGGCGTGGCTTTGGTGATAATTCCCGAGCCTCACAAGTTAAAACACTTATTCCAGCAGATTCAGATGCGCTAACTGAGCAACCTTATGTAGATGGTGCATCCCCTGTGGTGACAACGAATTTAACAGTTCGTTATAAAGATACTGAAGCATCTGCAACAATTAATGGCGTTGGTGAAGACTTTTTCTATGTCCGTGGTTTAACTTTTAAATCGGGTCAACCTTTTGATCGCACAAGTGTTATTGAACAGGCTCAAGATGCAGTCATCGATACCAATACACAAAAGACATTCTTTGCAGATGGTACTGATCCTGTGGGACAAGTGATTCTCTTAGGTAGTGTACCTACACGTATTATTGGGGTTATTGATGCACAAAAAGGCATGATGGGAAATTCAGATAGTTTAAATATTTATCTCCCCTATTCAACCGTCATGAGTCGTATGTTAGGGCAATCGAATGTACGTAGCATTATTGTTCGTGTAAAAGATGAGTACTCCAGTACTGTAGCTGAAAATGCCATTTTAAGTTTACTGGAACAACGTCATGGTGCTCAGGATGTCTTTACCCAAAACTCAGACAGTATTCGTGAAACGATTCAACAAACTACAGCAACTATGACCTTATTAGTCTCTGCGATTGCAGTGATTTCATTAGTTGTCGGTGGTATTGGTGTAATGAATATTATGCTCGTGTCTGTAACTGAACGAACCCAAGAAATTGGTGTACGTATGGCTGTAGGTGCTAGACAAAGTGACATCTTACAACAATTCCTCATTGAAGCTGTTTTGGTCTGCATTTTGGGTGGTATTTTAGGTGTTCTCCTTTCTCTTGGAATTGGACAATTATTTAGTAAATTTGCAAGTGGAACATTCCAGATGGATTATTCAACAACCTCAATTGTTGCAGCCTTTGTATGTTCAAGCTTAATTGGTATTGTCTTTGGCTTTATTCCTGCACGTAATGCAGCACGTTTAAATCCAGTCGATGCACTGTCTAGAGAATAG